From a region of the Paraburkholderia hospita genome:
- a CDS encoding NAD kinase, with protein MQANSQFKTVALVGRSNTPGIGEPLTALAACIGKLGFDVMFEAETAQEIGASQWPALRVAEIGARADVAIVLGGDGTMLGIGRQLAPYRTPLIGINHGRLGFITDIPFTDMREIIPQMLSGTFEREERTLLESRIMRDGQPIYHALAFNDVVVNRSGFSGMAELRVSVDGRFMYNQRSDGLIVATPTGSTAYALSSQGPILHPQLQGLVLVPIAPHALSNRPIVIPDDSKVSIQIISGRDVNVNFDMQSFTALELNDTIDVRRSRHTVPFLHPVGYSYYATLRKKLHWNEYPSHEDDPRD; from the coding sequence ATGCAAGCTAACAGCCAGTTCAAGACCGTTGCGCTCGTCGGGCGCAGCAATACGCCGGGCATCGGGGAACCGCTGACCGCGCTCGCCGCGTGCATCGGGAAGCTCGGCTTCGACGTCATGTTCGAGGCGGAAACCGCGCAGGAAATCGGTGCGTCGCAATGGCCTGCGCTGCGCGTGGCAGAAATCGGCGCGCGCGCGGACGTCGCGATCGTGCTCGGCGGCGACGGTACGATGCTGGGCATCGGCCGGCAACTGGCGCCGTACAGGACGCCGCTGATCGGCATCAATCACGGGCGGCTGGGCTTCATCACCGACATCCCGTTCACCGACATGCGCGAGATCATTCCGCAGATGCTGTCGGGCACCTTCGAGCGCGAAGAGCGCACGCTGCTTGAGTCGCGGATCATGCGCGACGGCCAGCCCATCTACCATGCGCTCGCCTTCAACGACGTCGTCGTGAACCGTTCGGGCTTTTCGGGCATGGCGGAACTGCGCGTTTCCGTGGATGGCCGCTTCATGTACAACCAGCGCTCGGACGGGCTGATCGTCGCGACGCCGACGGGCTCGACGGCTTATGCGCTGTCGTCGCAAGGGCCGATTCTGCATCCGCAGTTGCAAGGCCTCGTGCTCGTGCCGATCGCGCCGCATGCGTTATCGAACCGCCCTATCGTGATACCGGACGACTCCAAGGTCAGCATCCAGATCATCTCGGGCCGCGACGTCAACGTGAACTTCGACATGCAGTCGTTCACCGCGCTGGAGCTGAACGACACGATCGACGTGCGCCGCTCGCGCCATACGGTGCCTTTCCTGCATCCCGTGGGCTACAGCTATTACGCGACGCTGCGCAAGAAGCTGCACTGGAACGAGTATCCGTCGCACGAAGACGATCCACGC